Proteins from a genomic interval of Paenibacillus sp. FSL H8-0048:
- the msrA gene encoding peptide-methionine (S)-S-oxide reductase MsrA produces the protein MTSNDTLQLATFAGGCFWCMVKPFDELPGIVSVVSGYTGGHTENPTYEEVGSETTGHREAVQIVYDPELFPYERLLEIYWQLIDPTDDGGQFMDRGHSYAPAIFVQNEEQRKLAELSKERLKASKRFKAPIVTPILPAAPFYPAEAEHQQYYLTHPLDYKLYQKGSGRDDFTALHWNSREDKKRLRERLTELQYEVTQNKSAEPAYQNAYWDHFEEGLYTDVISGDPLFSSAAKFDSGTGWPSFTGPVEEGMIRREADYSGGQVRTVLRSRLSGAYLGYLTFDGPEPAKQHYHIYSAALQFVPKAELEDRGLGRYTRL, from the coding sequence TTGACTTCGAATGATACGCTGCAGCTGGCGACCTTCGCCGGCGGCTGCTTCTGGTGTATGGTCAAGCCGTTCGACGAGCTGCCGGGCATCGTCTCGGTAGTGTCAGGTTATACAGGCGGGCATACGGAGAATCCGACCTATGAAGAGGTAGGGTCGGAAACTACCGGGCACCGGGAGGCGGTGCAGATTGTCTATGATCCGGAGCTGTTCCCGTATGAACGGCTGCTGGAGATCTATTGGCAGCTGATCGATCCGACGGATGACGGCGGGCAGTTCATGGACCGGGGGCATTCTTACGCTCCGGCAATCTTCGTTCAGAATGAAGAGCAGCGAAAGCTGGCGGAACTGTCGAAGGAGAGGCTGAAGGCCAGTAAACGCTTCAAGGCGCCGATTGTGACGCCCATCCTGCCGGCTGCGCCGTTCTATCCGGCGGAAGCGGAGCATCAGCAATACTATCTGACCCATCCGCTGGATTATAAGCTATATCAGAAGGGCTCGGGCCGTGACGACTTCACAGCGCTGCACTGGAACAGCCGTGAGGATAAGAAGCGGCTGCGGGAGCGGCTTACAGAGCTGCAATATGAGGTCACCCAGAACAAGAGCGCGGAGCCAGCCTACCAGAACGCGTATTGGGACCACTTCGAGGAGGGGCTCTACACGGATGTGATCAGCGGTGATCCGCTGTTCAGCTCGGCAGCCAAGTTCGATTCCGGCACAGGCTGGCCCAGCTTCACGGGTCCGGTGGAAGAGGGGATGATCCGGCGGGAAGCCGATTATAGCGGCGGGCAGGTGCGGACCGTGCTGCGCAGCAGGCTGAGCGGAGCTTATCTGGGATATCTGACCTTTGACGGACCGGAGCCGGCGAAGCAGCATTATCATATCTATTCTGCCGCACTTCAGTTCGTCCCGAAGGCAGAGCTTGAAGACCGGGGGCTGGGACGGTATACGAGACTCTGA
- a CDS encoding ATP-binding cassette domain-containing protein — MTATVFEAEDLSKAYSTGAALDQLCMRIKAGDVYGFVGENGAGKTTLMRIIGGLVHPTAGRMALFGEQSKEKQIAARRRIGFLIERPSLYPHMNAMENLGFYCRIFGIRDKGRSAEVLKLVGLDEAGPKKAGEYSLGMRQRLGIAVALLNRPEFLVLDEPVNGLDPAGIVEVRHILEQLSREQGVTLLISSHILSELQLLAGKYGFIHQGRLIQEISAAELQQSAQVMICITTSSPAAAVAEMLRQELSRGDIRVKQTGEIELPRSGVDLERLMAILVQREIPVDGFQLTAPNLEQYYMDLIGGGGR, encoded by the coding sequence TTGACGGCAACGGTATTTGAGGCTGAGGATTTATCCAAGGCGTACTCTACAGGAGCGGCGCTGGATCAGCTCTGCATGAGAATTAAGGCGGGAGATGTATACGGCTTCGTGGGGGAGAACGGAGCGGGTAAAACCACGCTGATGCGGATCATCGGCGGTCTGGTGCATCCGACAGCCGGAAGGATGGCCTTATTCGGAGAGCAGAGTAAGGAGAAGCAGATTGCAGCCAGACGCCGGATCGGCTTCCTGATTGAACGCCCTTCGCTCTATCCGCATATGAATGCGATGGAGAATCTGGGCTTTTACTGCAGGATCTTCGGCATCAGGGATAAGGGGAGGAGCGCTGAAGTGCTGAAGCTTGTAGGTCTCGATGAGGCGGGACCGAAGAAGGCGGGCGAATATTCGCTTGGCATGCGCCAGCGGCTGGGAATTGCCGTGGCCCTGCTGAACCGGCCGGAGTTCCTGGTGCTGGATGAGCCGGTGAATGGACTCGACCCGGCGGGAATTGTGGAGGTCAGGCATATCCTGGAGCAGCTGTCCCGGGAACAAGGCGTGACCCTGCTGATCTCCAGCCATATTCTGAGTGAGCTGCAGCTGCTGGCCGGTAAATACGGCTTCATTCATCAGGGCCGGCTGATTCAGGAGATTTCGGCTGCTGAATTGCAGCAGTCTGCACAGGTGATGATCTGTATTACTACATCATCTCCGGCAGCGGCTGTAGCTGAAATGCTGAGGCAGGAGCTTAGCCGCGGGGATATCCGGGTTAAGCAGACCGGAGAGATCGAGCTTCCCCGAAGCGGGGTGGATCTGGAGCGCCTGATGGCTATACTCGTGCAGCGGGAGATTCCGGTGGACGGCTTTCAGCTGACGGCGCCCAATCTGGAGCAGTATTATATGGATTTGATCGGGGGCGGCGGAAGATGA
- a CDS encoding LytR/AlgR family response regulator transcription factor has product MIHIAVCDDEPRAAGEAERLILETGEDLNELIEISLYYSGESFARALRDGRQFDIILMDIELGGLDGIAAGQLLREDDGYDPVQLIYISSHEEYHMQLFDLRPSGFMKKPVTPESFKQKLVRAIHKTLRLRQQGRTNFLAVQLKNQELRIPHRDIHYLESSIRRITLVTQNRTLQYYGKLVVEEEKLASSHFVRIHQSYIVNFYSIQAISAKKIMLTTGCELPVSSKYSPAVRRAYLNFRGELV; this is encoded by the coding sequence ATGATTCATATTGCTGTGTGTGACGATGAGCCCCGTGCAGCCGGAGAGGCCGAGCGCCTCATTCTGGAAACCGGTGAAGACTTGAACGAGCTTATTGAGATTTCCCTATATTATTCAGGAGAAAGCTTCGCCCGGGCCCTTCGGGACGGCAGGCAGTTCGATATTATCTTGATGGACATTGAGCTGGGCGGTCTGGACGGCATTGCGGCGGGGCAGCTCCTGAGGGAGGATGACGGCTATGATCCGGTGCAGCTTATCTATATTTCCAGCCATGAAGAATACCATATGCAGCTGTTTGACCTGCGTCCTTCGGGATTCATGAAGAAGCCGGTAACGCCGGAGAGCTTCAAGCAGAAGCTGGTCCGGGCCATACATAAGACCCTCCGTCTCCGGCAGCAGGGCCGGACGAACTTCCTTGCGGTACAGCTGAAGAACCAGGAACTAAGGATTCCGCACAGGGACATTCATTATCTGGAGAGCAGCATCCGGCGGATTACACTGGTTACTCAGAACCGGACACTGCAATATTACGGGAAGCTGGTAGTGGAGGAGGAGAAGCTGGCGTCCAGCCATTTCGTAAGAATTCACCAGTCCTATATCGTAAACTTCTATTCAATCCAGGCCATCAGCGCCAAAAAAATCATGCTCACCACCGGCTGTGAGCTGCCGGTCAGCAGCAAATATAGCCCCGCTGTGCGCAGGGCCTATCTGAATTTCAGAGGGGAGCTGGTATGA
- a CDS encoding GHKL domain-containing protein, with the protein MTSVLLDEIIYLAVLPLLPFVLHLFFSRFFICRLESRLRLIALYMLYIGVHTLFHYSSLPALLLMAGNVGLVLVLSLFYRGAFAWRLYAALFISAVIVLSDGAFQWIWTDNGYRISLLLSKLLMLLLVILLRRGVKGECRGQLDGGLRSIVFLCPCLSIVVLLELSGSPFFRLYPQLFPVVPALLLAINLLVFLLIDRMLSAQSERSQRMLLEQQNSYYVNQYHRNREFQEEALRFRHDFNHILLGLRSRILSGEEAASTAELDALLGSAGQAQAYCNTGNPVIDSILDYKRQEASSAEIELRLELSLPPRLMLDTAVISVILGNALDNAREAVSLIPKEQGTERYIAVHMHYLNDSLFIRIQNPYYGSVLQGPGGELLTTKSDKRSHGIGLRNIRQTMERAGGLFQLAYSGQLFQLELVLFHMERDERGRGQVSEGE; encoded by the coding sequence ATGACTTCTGTGCTCCTTGATGAAATTATTTATCTTGCTGTACTTCCGCTGCTGCCATTCGTACTGCATCTCTTCTTCAGCCGTTTCTTCATCTGCCGTCTTGAATCCCGGCTGCGGCTGATTGCACTGTATATGCTGTATATAGGTGTTCACACTCTGTTCCATTACAGTTCCTTGCCCGCTCTGCTGCTGATGGCCGGCAATGTCGGACTGGTATTGGTGTTGTCCTTGTTTTACCGTGGGGCTTTTGCATGGCGGTTGTATGCTGCACTGTTTATCTCTGCTGTAATTGTCCTCAGCGATGGGGCATTTCAATGGATATGGACAGACAACGGCTACAGAATCAGCCTGCTGCTCTCGAAGCTGTTGATGCTATTGCTCGTTATCCTGCTGCGCCGGGGAGTAAAAGGCGAGTGCCGGGGCCAGCTGGACGGAGGATTGAGGTCCATTGTCTTTCTCTGTCCTTGCCTGAGCATTGTCGTGCTGCTAGAGTTGTCCGGCAGTCCCTTCTTCCGGCTATATCCGCAGTTATTCCCTGTCGTTCCCGCCTTGCTGCTCGCTATTAATCTTCTGGTCTTCCTCCTGATTGACCGCATGCTGAGCGCACAGTCTGAACGCAGCCAGCGTATGCTGCTGGAGCAGCAGAATAGCTATTATGTGAACCAGTATCACCGGAACCGGGAATTCCAGGAGGAGGCCCTCCGGTTCCGCCATGACTTCAACCATATTCTGCTGGGCCTGCGCTCCAGAATTCTCAGCGGAGAAGAAGCTGCCTCTACAGCCGAGCTGGACGCTCTGCTGGGCTCGGCTGGACAAGCCCAAGCCTACTGCAACACGGGCAACCCGGTTATTGACTCCATTCTGGATTACAAACGGCAGGAGGCATCCTCAGCAGAGATTGAGCTCCGGCTGGAGCTGAGCCTTCCGCCCCGGCTGATGCTGGATACCGCTGTCATCAGCGTTATTCTGGGTAATGCCCTTGACAATGCACGGGAAGCAGTCAGTCTGATCCCCAAGGAACAGGGAACAGAACGATACATCGCGGTACATATGCATTATCTGAATGACAGCTTATTCATACGGATTCAGAATCCGTACTACGGGTCTGTCCTCCAAGGCCCAGGCGGCGAGCTGCTGACGACCAAAAGCGATAAGCGCTCCCACGGGATCGGACTGCGGAATATCCGCCAGACGATGGAGCGGGCCGGCGGGCTGTTTCAGCTTGCTTACAGCGGCCAGCTGTTTCAGCTGGAGCTGGTGCTTTTTCATATGGAGAGAGATGAACGTGGCAGAGGACAGGTGTCCGAGGGGGAATGA
- a CDS encoding response regulator, which yields MKVILVDDERMMHLILSTMLLKLPEVELAGTFTDTESAAAFLEQHPDVELAFVDLSMPGEGGMAFAARLAAAGSPVQMVFVTSHKEFALEAYDLSVLDYLVKPVSQERLARTVNRVITQRRAAPARLSPLPEMQQAPAGSSRVTLTMLGDVAVSSGAGRVKWTSRKCAELFAYLLLLRGKRVPRSRLVADIFGGMHKANAESYLNTTVYQLRKSLEPLGLREAIRSENDGYALELQTPVMDYLEFEQEAAALHTIEPPDIERAMRIEQLYTGELFGDKAYVWAIHETERYAELYASFVKRLAAALIASRDSAAASKLLLKLNKRNPLDESVIRQLMAVHELAGDKKGLNAVYTDYVRLLSRELGIKPSGDLIYLYDSLVRRISELK from the coding sequence ATGAAGGTTATACTGGTCGATGATGAACGGATGATGCATCTGATCCTTAGCACTATGCTGCTTAAGCTGCCTGAAGTCGAGCTTGCGGGTACGTTCACAGATACGGAGTCGGCTGCTGCCTTTCTGGAGCAGCACCCGGATGTGGAGCTTGCCTTCGTAGACCTCTCTATGCCGGGAGAGGGCGGCATGGCCTTTGCAGCCAGGCTGGCGGCTGCCGGTTCTCCAGTGCAAATGGTGTTCGTGACCTCACATAAGGAATTTGCCCTGGAGGCTTACGACTTGTCCGTGCTGGATTATTTGGTCAAGCCGGTCTCCCAGGAGCGGCTTGCGCGCACGGTGAACCGGGTGATTACTCAGCGGCGGGCTGCTCCGGCAAGGCTCTCCCCTCTGCCAGAGATGCAGCAGGCTCCGGCCGGTTCCAGCCGGGTAACGCTCACGATGCTAGGGGATGTTGCTGTGAGCAGCGGGGCAGGCCGGGTCAAATGGACCTCCCGTAAATGTGCCGAACTGTTTGCCTATCTGCTGCTGCTCCGGGGGAAGCGCGTCCCCCGTTCCAGGCTGGTTGCGGATATCTTCGGCGGCATGCATAAGGCCAATGCGGAGAGCTATCTTAACACTACCGTCTATCAACTGCGCAAATCTCTGGAGCCGCTGGGCCTGCGGGAAGCCATCCGTTCGGAGAACGACGGATATGCTCTTGAGCTTCAGACGCCGGTTATGGACTATCTGGAATTTGAACAGGAGGCAGCCGCCTTGCACACCATAGAACCTCCCGATATAGAGAGGGCTATGCGTATCGAGCAGCTCTATACAGGGGAGCTGTTCGGCGACAAGGCTTATGTGTGGGCTATCCATGAGACGGAGCGTTATGCGGAACTATATGCCTCCTTCGTCAAACGGCTGGCCGCAGCGCTCATTGCCAGCCGGGATTCCGCTGCGGCCTCCAAGCTGCTGCTGAAGCTGAACAAGCGGAATCCGCTGGATGAATCGGTGATCCGCCAGCTGATGGCCGTTCACGAGCTGGCCGGAGACAAAAAAGGTCTGAATGCCGTCTATACAGACTACGTACGGCTGCTGAGCCGCGAGCTTGGCATCAAGCCTTCCGGTGACCTGATCTACCTGTATGATTCCCTGGTCCGGCGGATCTCGGAACTCAAATAA
- a CDS encoding sensor histidine kinase — MSIMLFTAAALMLFVSFLSYQKRHLPVARTMILIMLTAAFYAFGYGLELLSGNLSQVKLALHIQYLGIPFVSTLWLVQAIQFTGAAARFRKRLIALLFLIPAVIFILQLTNEWHHLIYRDFLLNTDPSVSLYYTVKGLWYNIHAAYNYLVLLGGIALFISMFVRALPIVRKQIAVLLLGAVAPMLLNLFLWTGTRIDLTPFGFAVSGIAYAWGILRFNLLRLTPLAMAQVFETIRDGVLLFDYENQIVSYNRAAEKMFPELGSRRRYPADMTEVLAGSGELLGRLRGLSDEDERFAYERLQAGRRLYYNCSLSFIHDTGSTPIGKILLFSDITELKESEIRLRENARQLSELNAFKDKLFTIVAHDIRDPVALLVSLTELLGDGLTAADDEHAEVVREIKGQVRNTFQLVDNLLDWYRSQKGTVSFHPQAWSVQQVVRQALMLAGTKAGMKQIRLTERIGSELTVRADKEMLDLILRNLLSNAIKFTGIGGSIVVEALLEEDKVILSVCDNGIGIDEATADMLRLEEPILKAPLGEEAGDARFGLALAREFVRIHGGSLWFESKPGNGTTFFFTLPGSAGGERME; from the coding sequence ATGTCGATTATGCTTTTTACTGCAGCAGCACTGATGCTGTTTGTGTCGTTCCTGTCGTACCAGAAAAGACATCTGCCTGTTGCCAGAACGATGATTCTAATTATGCTGACAGCGGCCTTCTACGCCTTCGGCTATGGTCTTGAGCTGCTTAGCGGGAACTTAAGCCAGGTGAAGCTGGCGCTGCACATTCAATATCTGGGTATTCCTTTTGTGTCCACCTTATGGCTGGTACAAGCGATTCAATTCACCGGAGCCGCTGCGCGTTTCCGCAAGCGACTGATCGCTCTGCTGTTCCTGATCCCGGCCGTCATCTTCATTCTGCAGCTCACCAATGAATGGCATCATCTAATCTACCGGGATTTCCTGCTGAATACGGACCCTTCGGTCTCCTTGTATTACACCGTCAAGGGACTGTGGTATAACATCCATGCTGCTTATAATTATCTGGTGCTGCTTGGCGGCATTGCGCTGTTCATATCCATGTTTGTACGGGCGCTGCCGATTGTACGCAAACAGATTGCTGTGCTGCTTCTGGGTGCGGTTGCGCCTATGCTGCTCAATCTGTTCCTGTGGACCGGAACCCGGATAGATCTCACACCGTTCGGATTTGCAGTGTCGGGCATCGCCTACGCCTGGGGTATCCTCAGATTCAACCTGCTCCGCCTGACTCCGCTGGCTATGGCCCAGGTGTTCGAGACGATTCGGGACGGTGTCCTTCTGTTCGACTATGAGAATCAGATCGTCAGCTACAACCGTGCCGCAGAGAAGATGTTTCCCGAGCTTGGGAGCAGGCGGCGCTACCCGGCGGATATGACGGAGGTGCTTGCCGGCAGCGGGGAGCTGCTTGGACGTCTCAGGGGCTTAAGCGATGAGGACGAACGGTTTGCCTACGAGCGGCTCCAGGCTGGCAGGCGTCTGTACTATAATTGCAGCCTGTCCTTCATTCATGATACTGGCAGCACCCCTATCGGCAAAATCCTCTTGTTCAGCGACATTACCGAGCTGAAGGAGAGCGAGATCCGGCTGCGCGAGAATGCCCGGCAGCTATCCGAGCTGAATGCCTTCAAGGACAAGCTGTTCACCATTGTGGCCCACGATATCCGCGATCCGGTAGCACTGCTGGTCAGCCTGACAGAGCTGCTGGGCGACGGGCTGACAGCTGCAGATGATGAGCACGCGGAGGTGGTGCGGGAGATCAAAGGGCAGGTGCGGAATACGTTCCAGCTTGTTGACAATCTGCTGGACTGGTACCGCAGCCAGAAGGGGACGGTGTCGTTCCATCCGCAGGCCTGGAGTGTGCAGCAGGTGGTCCGGCAGGCCCTGATGCTGGCGGGTACGAAAGCCGGGATGAAGCAGATCCGCCTGACGGAGCGCATCGGCAGCGAATTAACCGTCCGGGCGGATAAAGAAATGCTGGACCTGATCCTGCGCAATCTGCTCTCTAACGCTATCAAATTCACGGGGATAGGCGGCTCTATTGTGGTTGAGGCCCTTCTTGAAGAGGACAAGGTTATCTTGTCTGTGTGCGATAACGGGATTGGTATCGATGAAGCGACCGCAGACATGCTGCGTCTGGAGGAACCGATTCTGAAGGCACCGCTGGGGGAGGAGGCAGGAGATGCCCGCTTCGGCCTGGCACTCGCGCGTGAATTCGTGCGCATCCATGGCGGGAGCCTGTGGTTTGAGAGTAAGCCGGGTAATGGAACCACCTTCTTCTTCACCTTGCCGGGATCGGCCGGAGGAGAACGGATGGAGTAA